In Triticum aestivum cultivar Chinese Spring chromosome 5B, IWGSC CS RefSeq v2.1, whole genome shotgun sequence, the following proteins share a genomic window:
- the LOC123116463 gene encoding auxin-induced in root cultures protein 12-like, whose amino-acid sequence MASATQQHRRRRAILQLAALLVLVSPAAAAGGSCKSEKFPAGKSYETCADLPALGAALHWTYDAAASSLSVAFAAKPASGAGWVAWGINPTGDGMKGAQSLLAFKSGATYVVNTYNLTGYKPLSPASTPIALKATGLAADEGAGGKVRLYGTLQLPKGMESVNHIWQVGSAVANGVPAKHAFAQENLDAKGKLVLAGAGAPESAPAPAAGDSSAESGSVEAEAPSLPTPSGGKKSPPAGAASTTHASAPILIVLLALAGFLAIV is encoded by the coding sequence ATGGCCTCCGCGACGCAGCAGCACCGGCGCCGCCGCGCCATTCTCCAGCTGGCCGCCCTGCTGGTCCTTGTCTCGCCGGCAGCGGCCGCGGGCGGCTCCTGCAAGAGCGAGAAGTTCCCGGCTGGCAAGAGCTACGAGACGTGCGCGGACCTCCCGGCCCTCGGCGCGGCGCTGCACTGGACATACGACGCGGCGGCCTCGTCGCTCTCCGTGGCGTTCGCGGCCAAGCCGGCGAGCGGCGCCGGCTGGGTGGCGTGGGGGATCAACCCCACCGGCGACGGCATGAAGGGCGCGCAGTCGCTCCTCGCCTTCAAGAGCGGCGCCACGTACGTCGTCAACACGTACAACCTCACCGGGTACAAGCCGCTCAGCCCGGCGTCCACGCCGATCGCGCTCAAGGCCACCGGGCTCGCCGCCGACGAGGGCGCCGGCGGGAAGGTGCGGCTCTACGGCACGCTGCAGCTGCCCAAGGGCATGGAGTCCGTGAACCACATCTGGCAGGTGGGGTCCGCGGTGGCCAACGGGGTGCCGGCCAAGCACGCGTTCGCGCAGGAGAACCTGGATGCCAAGGGCAAGCTCGTGCTCGCCGGTGCCGGCGCGCCGGAGTCCGCCCCGGCTCCTGCTGCCGGTGACTCGTCCGCTGAGTCTGGTAGCGTGGAGGCAGAGGCGCCGTCGTTGCCCACGCCGTCAGGCGGGAAGAAGTCGCCGCCAGCGGGAGCGGCGTCCACCACCCACGCCTCGGCTCCGATACTGATCGTGCTTCTGGCATTGGCGGGTTTCTTGGCGATTGTGTGA